In the genome of Armatimonadota bacterium, the window TCGGGCTTCCAGGAACGCCTGCGCGTCGCGGATTCGCTCGAGCGGGAACTCGGCCGCGATCGGCACCTGCAGCACGCTGGTCGCCAGCATCCGTTCCACCTTCCGCGTACCGTCGCGCCAGCGGCGTGAGCCAGGCACTGCATGCAGCAACTCGAAACCGGCGAGCGACGTGGAGCGCTCGTAGAGCTTCTTGCGCACCGGAAAATCTGGCTCGCCCGCCGCCTCCCCAATATTGATCACCCTGCCATAGGGTTTCAGGGCGTCGAAGCTGCGCGGCAGGATGTCGGCGCCGAGAGAGTCGATCACCAGATCGACGCCGCGCCTCTTCGTATCGGCCATGGCGGCCGCGACGAAATCCTCCTCCGCGTTCACGATCACCCGGTCGGCCCCGAAACGCCGGGGCAGCTCGGCCTTGGCCGCCGAGCCGACGGTGCCGATCACCCGGGCTCCGGCGGCGCGCGCAAGCTGGATCAGCATCAGGCCGACCGCACCACCGGCGGCATGCACCAGCACGGTCTGGCCGCGACGGATGCGATGGGCGGTATGGAGCAGGTGATAGGCGGTCAGCGTGACGACGGGAAAGGCCGCCGCCAGCTTAGGGTCGAAGCCGGGCGCCAGGGGAATCACGTAGCGGTGGGGCACGGCGACCGCCTCGGCGAAGCCGCGCAGCATATCCGGCCCGGTGATCGCGGCGACGAACTGCCCCGGACGGAGCGCACTGACGCCCTTGCCGCAGGCGGTGATCACGCCGGAGACCTCGGCGCCCAGTATGGCGGGGTACGAGACCGGGTCCGGGTAGATCCCCTGACGCTTCTGCACGTCGCCCCAGTTGCAGGCGGCATAGGCCACCTCGATCAGCACCTCGCCAGGGCCTGGCGTCGGGACCGGCACCTCCGCCAGCGTGAGTTGCTCCAGCCCACCGGGTGCCGGGACTTGGACGGCACGCATGGCTTAGTAACTCTCGCGGTCGTAGTGGCGTCCGACCGCCTGGGGCGAGACGTTGCGCCCGGCGATCAACACCAGCGCCACGATCGAGACCAGATAGGGCAGCGTCGCAAAGATCTGGTAGGGCACTTCCGGGTTCTGAAACTGAAGCCGCAGCTGCAATGCGTCGAAGAAGCCGAACAGCAGGCAGGCAAGAAAGGCTCCGAGCGGGCTCCACCGCCCCAGGATGATCGCCGCGAGTGCGATGAACCCCTTCCCCGCGCTCATATGCTCGGAGAAGACGAAGACATGCGCCAGGACCAGGTAGCAGCCGCCGAGCGCTGCCAGCGCCCCGCTCAGCAGAACGCAGACATAGCGCACCAGGTGGACCCGTACGCCTGCCGTGTCGCAGGCGCGCGGGCTATGGCCGACGGCCCGGATGATCAAGCCCCAGGGCGTGTGGAACAGCAGCCAGTAGAGCAGCGGCACCATCAGGTAGAGGGCATAGGCGAGGAGGTTCTGGTTGAACAGGATCGGCCCGACAAGCGGGATCGCCGAGAGCACGGGCAGCGCGATCGGCTCGAACCCGGGCAGAAGCTGGGTATTCGCCGTGGCCCCGATGGCGATCCGCGACAGGAAGGCCGTGATGCCGAGCGAGAACAGGTTGATCGCGATCCCGGCGACGATCTGGTTCACCCCCAGCGACACCGCCATGATCGCCAGCGGCAGGGCCAGAAGCAGCCCAAGCAGGATGCTGACGATCACGCCGGCGACCGGCGAACCGGTGTGGAAAGTTCCCAGCGCCGCCCCGAAGGCGCCCATCAGCATCAGCCCCTCGAGGCCGATGTTGAAGACCCCAGAGCGTTCGGAGAAGACGCCACCGATCGCCGCGAAGGCGATCGGCACCGAGAGCATCAGCGTCGATTCCAGAAGCCGAGTCAGCGCGGCGATATCAGTGAAAAGCTCGATCATCGCCGCCTACCTGTCTTCTTCCGTGGGCGCGGCGGAGCTCGACAGCGCCGCCTGTAACTCGCGCCGGCGACGCAGGATCTGTGCCCAGCGGCTGCGTCCGAAATTGAAGGCGAGACCGGCCGCGACGAAGATCACCACCAGGCCCTTGATCGCTTCGACCACGGTCACCGGGACGCCCGTCGCCCGCTGCATGATGTTCGCTCCGCTCTCGAGCCCGGCCATGAAGGTCGCGGCGGCAATCGAGCCCAGGGCGTTCGCGTTCGCGAGGAACGCCACGACGATGCCATCGTAGCCGTAGCCGCCGCTGAAGAGATGGAAGAGCCGGTGCTTGAGGCCCAATACCTCGAACGTCCCGGCAAGCCCGGCGAGGCTGCCCCCCACCACCATCGACAGCAGGATGTGCCGGCGCACCGACATGCCGGCATAGCGCGCGGCGTCCTGGTTCTGCCCGACGGTCGCCAGCGAGTATCCGATCGAGGTGTAGCGGAAGACCAGGAACATGCCGACTGCCGCCGCCAGCGCCACCACCGCGCCGATGTGCGCGTCCGTGCGCGCCATCACATAGGGCAGCCACAGGCTCTCGCGGATCTCCGGCGAATAGGGATAGGGCGCGCCTTCCGCCATCATCGGTCCGTTGACCACGTAGCTGACAATGTTGATCGCGACATAATTCATCAGGAGCGTCACGATCACCTCGTTGAGGTCGCGATAGGCCTTGAGCACCGCGGGGATCAGCGCCCAGAGGGCGCCGCCCACCATGCCGGCCACGACGCAGGCGAGGATCCCCAGCCAGCCCGGCAGCACCGGCCCGTGGAGCGCGACGATGGTCGCGAAGAGCGCACCCATGTAGATCTGGCCTTCGGCACCGATGTTGAAAAGCCCGACCCTCAGCGGCAGCGCCACCGCGAGGCCCGCCAGCAGCAGGGGCGAGAGCTTGGTCAGCGTTGCGGCGAAGCCCCAGTAGTCGAGGAATGCGCCGCCGAAGAGCTCTCGGTAGGCCTCGATCGGGGAATTCCCGGTCACGGCGATCAGGATCGCGCCGCAGGCAAGCGCCAGCAGGATCGCCCAAACGCTCTTGAGCGCGTAGATCCAGCGCAGCAGCTCGTATGTCACGCAGCGTCCTCCGTGATGCCCGCCATCAGCTTGCCGAGCCGTTCGGACGTCGCCTCGCGGGGCTCCAGGATGCCGGTGATCCGGCCCTTGAAGATGACCGCGATCCGGTCGCAGACGGCCATGATGTGCTCCAGCTCGGTGGAGATGTAGATGATCCCCATGCCGGCGTTGCGATGCTCGATCAGCGTGTTCTGCACGAATTCGATCGCGCCCACGTCCAGCCCCTTGCACGGCTGGGCGACGACCAGAAGCTCGGGTTTCGCCTCAATCTCGCGGGCCAGCACGATCTTCTGCTGGTTGCCGCCCGAGAGGCGCCGCGCATCCTGGTCGATCGAGCTCATGCGCACGCCGTAGCGCTCGACGAGACGCGCAGCGTTCGACCGGATGGCCTTGAAGTCGAGGAGCCAGCAATGGTGTACGAAGGGTGGTCGGTCGTAGCTCCGCAGAATGAAGTTGCGGGCGATGCTCTGGTCCAGCACCAACCCCGTGCGGTGGCGGTCCTCGGGCACGTAGCCGATGCCGAGCGTGTGCTTGCGCTCGGCGACCGAGTAGCCGGCAAGTTCCTTGCCGTCGATCCACATCGAGCCCGCATGATAGGGACGCAGCCCCGCGATCGCCTCGGCGAGCTCCGCTTGTCCGTTGCCGTCGACGCCGGCGAATCCCAGAATTTCGCCGCGGTGAAGCGTGAAGCCGATGCCGTCGAGCGCCTCATTCCCGCGCTCGCCACGGGCGCGGATGCCGTCCACGATGAAGAACGGCTCGCCCGCGCGTCCCTCCGGGCGCTCGAGATCGAAGATGATGTCGCGCCCGACCATGAGCCGGGCCAGCTCGCTCGTATTGGTTTGGGCGGTCGCAACCGAGTCGGTGACCCGTCCGGCGCGCATCACCGTCACGTTGTCGGAGAGGCTCATCACCTCCTCGAGCTTGTGGGTGATAAAAATGATCGTCTTGCCGGCCT includes:
- a CDS encoding zinc-binding dehydrogenase — translated: MLIEVAYAACNWGDVQKRQGIYPDPVSYPAILGAEVSGVITACGKGVSALRPGQFVAAITGPDMLRGFAEAVAVPHRYVIPLAPGFDPKLAAAFPVVTLTAYHLLHTAHRIRRGQTVLVHAAGGAVGLMLIQLARAAGARVIGTVGSAAKAELPRRFGADRVIVNAEEDFVAAAMADTKRRGVDLVIDSLGADILPRSFDALKPYGRVINIGEAAGEPDFPVRKKLYERSTSLAGFELLHAVPGSRRWRDGTRKVERMLATSVLQVPIAAEFPLERIRDAQAFLEARSAAGKVLISVDLGKIPG
- a CDS encoding ABC transporter permease; the protein is MTYELLRWIYALKSVWAILLALACGAILIAVTGNSPIEAYRELFGGAFLDYWGFAATLTKLSPLLLAGLAVALPLRVGLFNIGAEGQIYMGALFATIVALHGPVLPGWLGILACVVAGMVGGALWALIPAVLKAYRDLNEVIVTLLMNYVAINIVSYVVNGPMMAEGAPYPYSPEIRESLWLPYVMARTDAHIGAVVALAAAVGMFLVFRYTSIGYSLATVGQNQDAARYAGMSVRRHILLSMVVGGSLAGLAGTFEVLGLKHRLFHLFSGGYGYDGIVVAFLANANALGSIAAATFMAGLESGANIMQRATGVPVTVVEAIKGLVVIFVAAGLAFNFGRSRWAQILRRRRELQAALSSSAAPTEEDR
- a CDS encoding ABC transporter ATP-binding protein codes for the protein MADHRLIVDDLCKSFGSLKANDRVSIAIERGSVHAILGENGAGKTTLMNMLYGLLQPDSGRILLDGEPVRIDSPRRALETGIGMVHQHFMLVGPLTVTENVILGMDGQGARLDLKSHERRLRELSESFGFDIDPLEVTSRLPLGMQQRVEILKCLYRNADLLILDEPTSVLTPGEIESFFAVLWRLKEAGKTIIFITHKLEEVMSLSDNVTVMRAGRVTDSVATAQTNTSELARLMVGRDIIFDLERPEGRAGEPFFIVDGIRARGERGNEALDGIGFTLHRGEILGFAGVDGNGQAELAEAIAGLRPYHAGSMWIDGKELAGYSVAERKHTLGIGYVPEDRHRTGLVLDQSIARNFILRSYDRPPFVHHCWLLDFKAIRSNAARLVERYGVRMSSIDQDARRLSGGNQQKIVLAREIEAKPELLVVAQPCKGLDVGAIEFVQNTLIEHRNAGMGIIYISTELEHIMAVCDRIAVIFKGRITGILEPREATSERLGKLMAGITEDAA
- a CDS encoding ABC transporter permease, yielding MIELFTDIAALTRLLESTLMLSVPIAFAAIGGVFSERSGVFNIGLEGLMLMGAFGAALGTFHTGSPVAGVIVSILLGLLLALPLAIMAVSLGVNQIVAGIAINLFSLGITAFLSRIAIGATANTQLLPGFEPIALPVLSAIPLVGPILFNQNLLAYALYLMVPLLYWLLFHTPWGLIIRAVGHSPRACDTAGVRVHLVRYVCVLLSGALAALGGCYLVLAHVFVFSEHMSAGKGFIALAAIILGRWSPLGAFLACLLFGFFDALQLRLQFQNPEVPYQIFATLPYLVSIVALVLIAGRNVSPQAVGRHYDRESY